CCCGTGACGCCATGCCCCAAGGCGGCAGGCTAAGCATTGAAACGGCTAACGTTGATCTGGATGAAACTTATGCCGAACAACATCTTGACTTCACCCCCGGCCCCTACATTATGCTGGCCGTAACAGATACGGGGGTTGGCTTGGATGCAGACACACAGTCACATATCTTTGAGCCGTTCTTTACCACCAAGGAATCTGGTAAAGGGACCGGTTTGGGATTATCAACCGTTTATGGTATTGTTAAGCAGAACGGGGGCTACATTTGGGTTTACAGCGAATTGGGCCAAGGAGCGATTTTTAAAATTTACCTACCACGGGTAATAGCAGAATCAGAAGAGATCGGGCCTCGTCCAGTGCCGGTGACCTCCCTGGAAGGCACAGAAACAATTTTGCTGGTAGAAGACGAAGCCAATGTACGTTTAGTCACCCGCAAATTTTTAGAGAAGCAAGGATATACCGTGTTAGAAGCCGGTCAAGCCAAACAAGCCTTGCAAATAAGTCAACAATATGCCGACCAGATTGATTTGTTGGTCACCGATGTGATCATGCCCGAGATGAGTGGCCGTGAGTTAGCCGAACGGCTGGTCCGAATGTTTTCTAAACTCAGAGTTCTCTATATCTCCGGTTACGCCAACGAGTCCCTCAGCCAACATGGGCTCTTGGGAGCAGGCATTGCTTTTCTGGAAAAACCTTTTTCCTCAGAGGCTTTAGCCCGTAAAGTGCGCGAGACCCTGGATGCGGGTTAAAACTTTGTCCCAAAATAACGTCGCCCGGTTACGCTTGCTCTTGGGGCTTGTTATTATTTGCGGACAAAGCCGGGGAGTGTTATGTTATAACTCTTGAGCCGCGTTGAACCCTCACCTCGTAAAAATTGAATCTCTGTCGCAATAAAAAATTGCCCATGATATTGGGTAAAATATGCTATATGAAAGCGCAGCAAAGTTCTGTAAGATTAAAGTGAATATCTTAACAAAGCTAAATCTGGATAAAAGTCAAAATGAAAAATGACAAAGAAGAGGTGCTTTTTCATGTAAAGGTAATTCTGGCGGGTGACGGGGCTGTGGGCAAGAGCAGTTTATTGCGTCGGTATGTATTTGACGAATTTACCGAACAACACCATATGACCCTGGGCATGGACACGCATACCAAACTAACCCGGGTGCCCGGCCTGGGCCGGGTGAAAATTCATACCTGGGACCTGGCCGGCCAGCCCCAGTGGTCGGCGGTCCGGGAAAGTTTTTATCTCGGCTCCCATGCGATGGCCCTGGTTTTTGACGTGAGCCAGCCGGAAACAATTAAACACTTGCCCAATTGGGTGCGCGAGTGTCGAGCCAAAGCGCCCAATATTCCAGTGCTGGTAGTGGCCAGCAAAATAGACCTGCCCCAAAAAGTGCCGGTTGACAAGATTGCCAGGTGGGCCAGAGAGAATGGGTATGATTACATTGAAACCAGCGCCAAAACCAATTATAATGTGGAGACTATGTTTGAAAAATTAGGGACGATAGGGGTAAATTTTGCCCTGAAAAGTCGCTAACCACGCCGGATAAATTTTGTTTCCATCAACTCAAATAACGCGGCTCCTGTAACTGATATGGAAAAGAAATATACCATCCTATATATTGACGATAATTGCGATAATAGAGTGTTGATTGAACGATTCCTCAGTTTTGAGGGCTTTGAGGTGCATGCGGTAGCCACCGGGCAGCAAGGGCTAGATCTGGCTGCGGAAATTTTGCCCGATGTTTTCCTGATAGATGTTCATTTGCCCGATATTAATGGTTATGAAGTTATTGAGATTCTTAACAGCCGCCACGAGACCCGATCTATCCCCAAAATCATTTTTTCAGCCAGTGACAGCCAACCAGAAGGGAAAAAAGTAAATTATGATCACTTTATTGGCAAACCCCTGGACGTAAATACCCTGGCTGAACAGATTAAATACGTCATTCAGCATCCCCGTACGCTCCCCAAAATCTAAAAGCCTTATTTCGCCAAAATTACTCTCGTTCCCAAACTGGAGTTTGGGAACGAGAAAAATGCTGACCCTAACAGTTCAAATTTTGAA
This DNA window, taken from Anaerolineae bacterium, encodes the following:
- a CDS encoding GTP-binding protein; this translates as MKNDKEEVLFHVKVILAGDGAVGKSSLLRRYVFDEFTEQHHMTLGMDTHTKLTRVPGLGRVKIHTWDLAGQPQWSAVRESFYLGSHAMALVFDVSQPETIKHLPNWVRECRAKAPNIPVLVVASKIDLPQKVPVDKIARWARENGYDYIETSAKTNYNVETMFEKLGTIGVNFALKSR
- a CDS encoding response regulator gives rise to the protein MEKKYTILYIDDNCDNRVLIERFLSFEGFEVHAVATGQQGLDLAAEILPDVFLIDVHLPDINGYEVIEILNSRHETRSIPKIIFSASDSQPEGKKVNYDHFIGKPLDVNTLAEQIKYVIQHPRTLPKI